The Rattus rattus isolate New Zealand chromosome 1, Rrattus_CSIRO_v1, whole genome shotgun sequence genome includes a region encoding these proteins:
- the Gtse1 gene encoding G2 and S phase-expressed protein 1 — protein MERGDGSDVPSTSQRGEVKMDPGSKKEDFLLLEDEKFDFDLSLSSSSANEDDEVFFGPVGHKERCIAASLDLNRQVPEQPLAPGSGSPCTWSPLTGEKFVEVYKEAHLLALQIECHSRREVAQAAKPRSAVSQAKETFVQDSQLKISLFEKEQKRDKSPLSLKRETFCLPSSRAQPLLGEPQLLASPGLPSSPLPAGPVQTQSSQGPPCSSQPPSQAGPQRRITSKLQPPRALPVRGRNLYLATEKLKKEVPASVQQTKPLNEKGSQSDVLLDKHSTAPDAASREGRPGKRSLPIPGKLGLKKTLLKPPGYTSNLTKKSSTSGSTSSLVSGVGRSPTAGKAKPSELSSIPASSSRRQSGTSKLGRVGLATSHQALPAAPARAFCKQAKKADAAQTVAEQPKALTPSPLAQQPQTPKHKGPRVDLDTETSQLNKTVSIKRQDSYLGCKTEAASTTTNPFKVPQFSVGESPDRVTPKISRTHRLQSWTPAGRVVSSTPVRRLSGLTPQGLPSSMRTPLSTRRMSVLPTPASRRLSGLPLAAPQSMPRALVSPLCVPARRLSSEPRRRSTVRSELTQESSSNGSAGQGQGLSSDESSSPPSSVPQALNFSPEKSDFPPSQGSSTGAGQGEAEPHEDTHPSEVPGGECSSTPSEGLLLDIKLDQLTIAPEAGDRDLADCPLIDFSNTPESNMALGPSSWPLIDLIMNTPNMGRSDVGKPPKAELGQLIDLGSPLIQLSPEADKENVDSPLLKF, from the exons ATGGAAAGAGGAGACGGCAGCGACGTGCCTTCGACCAGCCAGAGGGGAGAGGTGAAGATGGACCCTGGTAGTAAGAAGGAAG acTTTCTTCTTTTGGAAGATGAAAAATTTGACTTCGatctttccttgtcttcttcaAG TGCAAATGAAGATGACGAAGTCTTTTTCGGGCCTGTCGGACATAAAGAAAGATGCATTGCTGCCAGTTTGGACTTAAACCGCCAGGTTCCTGAGCAGCCCCTTGCCCCAGGCTCTGGCAGCCCCTGCACCTGGAGCCCTCTCACTGGGGAGAAGTTTGTGGAGGTGTACAAAGAAGCCCACTTACTGGCCTTACAGATAGAATGTCACAGCCGAAGAGAGGTGGCCCAGGCCGCCAAGCCTAGAAGTGCTGTGAGCCAGGCCAAGGAAACATTTGTGCAGGACTCACAGTTAAAAATAAGTCTCtttgagaaagaacagaagagagacaAAAGTCCCTTGTCACTTAAAAGAGAGACATTCTGCCTGCCGTCCTCGAGGGCGCAACCGCTCTTGGGGGAGCCCCAGCTCCTGGCTTCTCCAGGCCTGCCCAGCTCCCCTCTCCCAGCAGGCCCTGTTCAGACCCAGAGCAGCCAGGGTCCGCCCTGTTCCTCTCAGCCTCCAAGTCAGGCTGGGCCTCAGAGGAGAATAACGAGCAAGCTACAGCCACCCCGGGCTTTGCCTGTGAGAGGAAGAAATCTTTACCTGGCCACAGAGAAG CTCAAGAAAGAGGTGCCAGCCAGCGTTCAGCAGACGAAGCCCCTGAATGAAAAGGGATCCCAGAGTGATGTGCTCCTGGACAAACACAGCACAGCTCCGGATGCTGCCAGTCGAGAAGGCCGCCCAGGCAAGAGGTCACTCCCCATTCCTGGCAAG TTGGGACTGAAGAAGACCCTGTTAAAGCCACCGGGCTATACTAGCAATCTCACAAAGAAGTCCTCTACCTCAGGGTCGACTTCAAGCCTCGTGTCTGGTGTTGGCAGGTCTCCCACAGCAGGCAAAG CAAAGCCCAGTGAACTTTCAAGTATTCCCGCTAGCAGCTCCCGGCGTCAGTCAGGCACCAGCAAGTTGGGCAGAGTAGGACTTGCCACGTCACACCAGGCTTTGCCAGCAGCCCCTGCCAGGGCATTTTGCAAACAAGCCAAAAAGGCCGATGCTGCCCAGACAGTGGCAGAGCAGCCCAAGGCCCTCACCCCAAGTCCTCTCGCTCAACAACCCCAGACTCCAAAACACAAAGGACCCAGAGTGGACCTGGACACCGAGACATCTCAGTTGAATAAAACTGTCAGCATAAAACGACAGGACTCCTATCTAGGCTGCAAGACAGAGGCCGCGTCTACCACAACAAACCCATTTAAAGTGCCCCAGTTTTCTGTTG GTGAGTCACCTGATAGAGTGACCCCAAAGATCTCAAGGACACATCGGCTGCAGTCCTGGACACCAGCTGGCAG ggtggtcagcagcactcCTGTGAGACGCTTATCGGGGCTCACTCCACAAGGCCTGCCCAGCAGTATGAGGACCCCTCTGAGCACAAGACGGATGTCAGTGTTGCCCACACCCGCCAGTAGGCGTCTCTCTGGACTTCCATTAGCAGCACCTCAGTCCATGCCTAGGGCTCTGGTGTCCCCACTGTGTGTGCCTGCTCGGCGACTTTCTTCTGAGCCCAGGAGAAGATCTACAGTCAG ATCGGAGCTGACGCAGGAGAGCAGCAGCAATGGCAGTGCTGGGCAGGGCCAGGGCCTGTCCTCAGATGAGAGCTCTTCCCCTCCATCCTCGGTGCCTCAAGCACTGAACTTTTCTCCAGAGAAGAGTGACTTTCCTCCTTCCCAAGGCTCCTCCACAGGAGCAGGTCAGGGTGAAGCAGAGCCTCATGAAGACACGCACCCCAGTGAGGTACCTGGAGGTGAATGCAGTTCCACGCCATCTGAG GGTCTTCTGCTAGACATCAAGCTGGACCAGCTCACCATCGCTCCTGAAGCCGGAGACAGAGACTTGGCCGACTGCCCTCTCATCGACTTCAGCAACACCCCTGAGTCGAACATGGCTTTGGGACCTAGCAGCTGGCCCCTGATTGACCTCATAATGAACACTCCAAACATGGGTAGAAGTGATGTGGGGAAGCCTCCAAAGGCTGAGCTCGGCCAG CTGATCGACCTGGGCTCCCCACTGATCCAGCTGAGCCCTGAGgctgacaaagaaaatgtggactCACCGCTCCTCAAGTTCTGA
- the Trmu gene encoding mitochondrial tRNA-specific 2-thiouridylase 1 isoform X1 produces the protein MSALRHVVCALSGGVDSAVAALLLRRRGYQVTGVFMKNWDSLDERGVCAADKDCEDAYKVCQILDIPFHQVSYVKEYWNDVFSDFLNEYEKGRTPNPDISCNKHIKFSCFHHYAVDNLGADAVATGHYARTSLEDEEVFEQKHTKRPDGLFRNRFEVRNPVKLLQAADSFKDQTFFLSQVSQDALRRTIFPLGELTKDFVKKIAAENRLHHVLQKKESMGICFIGKRNLEHFLLQYLQPRPGKFISIEDNTVLGTHKGWFLYTLGQRAKISGLSEPWYVVEKDGTKGDVLVAPRVDHPALYRDLLRTNRVHWIAEEPPAALVRDKMMECHFRFRHQMALVPCVLTLNQDGTVWVTAVKAVRGLALGQFAVFYKGEECLGSGKILRLGPSAYTLQKGKNRTRVAPEVSSDSPGLHPTS, from the exons ATGTCGGCGTTGCGGCACGTCGTGTGTGCCCTGTCTGGCGGCGTGGACAGCGCGGTGGCCGCGCTGCTGTTGCGGCGGAGAG GTTACCAGGTGACAGGGGTATTTATGAAGAACTGGGACTCGCTGGATGAGCGGGGCGTTTGTGCTGCTGACAAGGACTGTGAAGATGCGTATAAAGTGTGTCAGATCTTAGACATCCCTTTCCACCAGGTGTCCTATGTGAAGGAGTATTGGAATGATGTATTCAG TGACTTTCTGAACGAGTATGAGAAGGGAAGGACCCCGAACCCCGACATCAGCTGCAACAAGCACATCAAGTTCAGCTGCTTTCACCATTATGCTGTGGACAATCTTG GAGCAGATGCTGTTGCCACTGGCCACTATGCAAGGACGTCTCTGGAGGATGAGGAAGTCTTTGAGCAAAAGCACACTAAGAGACCAGATGGACTGTTCAGGAATCGATTTGAAGTCAGAAATC CCGTAAAACTTCTCCAAGCAGCTGACAGCTTTAAAGACCAGACCTTCTTTCTCAGCCAGGTTTCCCAGGATGCCCTGAGAAGAACCATCTTCCCCCTGGGGGAATTAACAAAAGATTTTGTAAAGAAAATAGCTGCGGAGAATAGACTCCATCATGTGCTTCAGAAGAAAGAG AGCATGGGCATCTGCTTCATTGGTAAGAGAAACCTGGAGCATTTCCTTCTTCAG TATTTGCAGCCTCGGCCTGGGAAGTTTATTTCTATTGAGGATAACACAGTTCTGGGAACACACAAAG GTTGGTTCCTATACACGTTGGGCCAGAGAGCTAAGATCAGCGGCTTGAGCGAGCCCTGGTACGTGGTGGAGAAGGATGGCACCAAGGGTGACGTGCTTGTG GCTCCCCGGGTAGACCACCCAGCTCTGTACAGGGACCTGCTGAGGACCAACCGAGTGCACTGGATAGCTGAGGAACCACCTGCGGCCTTGGTCAGAGACAAGATGATGGAGTGCCACTTCCGATTCCGCcaccagatggcactag TGCCCTGTGTGCTGACGCTCAACCAGGATGGCACTGTGTGGGTGACGGCTGTGAAGGCTGTGAGGGGCCTTGCCCTGGGACAG tTTGCAGTGTTCTACAAGGGCGAGGAATGCCTCGGCAGTGGGAAAATCCTGCGGTTAGGGCCATCTGCCTACACACTCCAGAAGGGCAAGAACAGAACCAGAGTGGCTCCTGAGGTCTCCAGTGACAGCCCAGGCCTGCACCCCACATCCTGA
- the Trmu gene encoding mitochondrial tRNA-specific 2-thiouridylase 1 isoform X3 produces the protein MSALRHVVCALSGGVDSAVAALLLRRRGYQVTGVFMKNWDSLDERGVCAADKDCEDAYKVCQILDIPFHQVSYVKEYWNDVFSDFLNEYEKGRTPNPDISCNKHIKFSCFHHYAVDNLGADAVATGHYARTSLEDEEVFEQKHTKRPDGLFRNRFEVRNPVKLLQAADSFKDQTFFLSQVSQDALRRTIFPLGELTKDFVKKIAAENRLHHVLQKKESMGICFIGKRNLEHFLLQYLQPRPGKFISIEDNTVLGTHKGWFLYTLGQRAKISGLSEPWYVVEKDGTKGDVLVAPRVDHPALYRDLLRTNRVHWIAEEPPAALVRDKMMECHFRFRHQMALVCSVLQGRGMPRQWENPAVRAICLHTPEGQEQNQSGS, from the exons ATGTCGGCGTTGCGGCACGTCGTGTGTGCCCTGTCTGGCGGCGTGGACAGCGCGGTGGCCGCGCTGCTGTTGCGGCGGAGAG GTTACCAGGTGACAGGGGTATTTATGAAGAACTGGGACTCGCTGGATGAGCGGGGCGTTTGTGCTGCTGACAAGGACTGTGAAGATGCGTATAAAGTGTGTCAGATCTTAGACATCCCTTTCCACCAGGTGTCCTATGTGAAGGAGTATTGGAATGATGTATTCAG TGACTTTCTGAACGAGTATGAGAAGGGAAGGACCCCGAACCCCGACATCAGCTGCAACAAGCACATCAAGTTCAGCTGCTTTCACCATTATGCTGTGGACAATCTTG GAGCAGATGCTGTTGCCACTGGCCACTATGCAAGGACGTCTCTGGAGGATGAGGAAGTCTTTGAGCAAAAGCACACTAAGAGACCAGATGGACTGTTCAGGAATCGATTTGAAGTCAGAAATC CCGTAAAACTTCTCCAAGCAGCTGACAGCTTTAAAGACCAGACCTTCTTTCTCAGCCAGGTTTCCCAGGATGCCCTGAGAAGAACCATCTTCCCCCTGGGGGAATTAACAAAAGATTTTGTAAAGAAAATAGCTGCGGAGAATAGACTCCATCATGTGCTTCAGAAGAAAGAG AGCATGGGCATCTGCTTCATTGGTAAGAGAAACCTGGAGCATTTCCTTCTTCAG TATTTGCAGCCTCGGCCTGGGAAGTTTATTTCTATTGAGGATAACACAGTTCTGGGAACACACAAAG GTTGGTTCCTATACACGTTGGGCCAGAGAGCTAAGATCAGCGGCTTGAGCGAGCCCTGGTACGTGGTGGAGAAGGATGGCACCAAGGGTGACGTGCTTGTG GCTCCCCGGGTAGACCACCCAGCTCTGTACAGGGACCTGCTGAGGACCAACCGAGTGCACTGGATAGCTGAGGAACCACCTGCGGCCTTGGTCAGAGACAAGATGATGGAGTGCCACTTCCGATTCCGCcaccagatggcactag tTTGCAGTGTTCTACAAGGGCGAGGAATGCCTCGGCAGTGGGAAAATCCTGCGGTTAGGGCCATCTGCCTACACACTCCAGAAGGGCAAGAACAGAACCAGAGTGGCTCCTGA
- the Trmu gene encoding mitochondrial tRNA-specific 2-thiouridylase 1 isoform X2 → MLLPLATMQGRLWRMRKSLSKSTLRDQMDCSGIDLKSEIVSQDALRRTIFPLGELTKDFVKKIAAENRLHHVLQKKESMGICFIGKRNLEHFLLQYLQPRPGKFISIEDNTVLGTHKGWFLYTLGQRAKISGLSEPWYVVEKDGTKGDVLVAPRVDHPALYRDLLRTNRVHWIAEEPPAALVRDKMMECHFRFRHQMALVPCVLTLNQDGTVWVTAVKAVRGLALGQFAVFYKGEECLGSGKILRLGPSAYTLQKGKNRTRVAPEVSSDSPGLHPTS, encoded by the exons ATGCTGTTGCCACTGGCCACTATGCAAGGACGTCTCTGGAGGATGAGGAAGTCTTTGAGCAAAAGCACACTAAGAGACCAGATGGACTGTTCAGGAATCGATTTGAAGTCAGAAATC GTTTCCCAGGATGCCCTGAGAAGAACCATCTTCCCCCTGGGGGAATTAACAAAAGATTTTGTAAAGAAAATAGCTGCGGAGAATAGACTCCATCATGTGCTTCAGAAGAAAGAG AGCATGGGCATCTGCTTCATTGGTAAGAGAAACCTGGAGCATTTCCTTCTTCAG TATTTGCAGCCTCGGCCTGGGAAGTTTATTTCTATTGAGGATAACACAGTTCTGGGAACACACAAAG GTTGGTTCCTATACACGTTGGGCCAGAGAGCTAAGATCAGCGGCTTGAGCGAGCCCTGGTACGTGGTGGAGAAGGATGGCACCAAGGGTGACGTGCTTGTG GCTCCCCGGGTAGACCACCCAGCTCTGTACAGGGACCTGCTGAGGACCAACCGAGTGCACTGGATAGCTGAGGAACCACCTGCGGCCTTGGTCAGAGACAAGATGATGGAGTGCCACTTCCGATTCCGCcaccagatggcactag TGCCCTGTGTGCTGACGCTCAACCAGGATGGCACTGTGTGGGTGACGGCTGTGAAGGCTGTGAGGGGCCTTGCCCTGGGACAG tTTGCAGTGTTCTACAAGGGCGAGGAATGCCTCGGCAGTGGGAAAATCCTGCGGTTAGGGCCATCTGCCTACACACTCCAGAAGGGCAAGAACAGAACCAGAGTGGCTCCTGAGGTCTCCAGTGACAGCCCAGGCCTGCACCCCACATCCTGA
- the Trmu gene encoding mitochondrial tRNA-specific 2-thiouridylase 1 isoform X4 — protein MLLPLATMQGRLWRMRKSLSKSTLRDQMDCSGIDLKSEIVSQDALRRTIFPLGELTKDFVKKIAAENRLHHVLQKKESMGICFIGKRNLEHFLLQYLQPRPGKFISIEDNTVLGTHKGWFLYTLGQRAKISGLSEPWYVVEKDGTKGDVLVAPRVDHPALYRDLLRTNRVHWIAEEPPAALVRDKMMECHFRFRHQMALVCSVLQGRGMPRQWENPAVRAICLHTPEGQEQNQSGS, from the exons ATGCTGTTGCCACTGGCCACTATGCAAGGACGTCTCTGGAGGATGAGGAAGTCTTTGAGCAAAAGCACACTAAGAGACCAGATGGACTGTTCAGGAATCGATTTGAAGTCAGAAATC GTTTCCCAGGATGCCCTGAGAAGAACCATCTTCCCCCTGGGGGAATTAACAAAAGATTTTGTAAAGAAAATAGCTGCGGAGAATAGACTCCATCATGTGCTTCAGAAGAAAGAG AGCATGGGCATCTGCTTCATTGGTAAGAGAAACCTGGAGCATTTCCTTCTTCAG TATTTGCAGCCTCGGCCTGGGAAGTTTATTTCTATTGAGGATAACACAGTTCTGGGAACACACAAAG GTTGGTTCCTATACACGTTGGGCCAGAGAGCTAAGATCAGCGGCTTGAGCGAGCCCTGGTACGTGGTGGAGAAGGATGGCACCAAGGGTGACGTGCTTGTG GCTCCCCGGGTAGACCACCCAGCTCTGTACAGGGACCTGCTGAGGACCAACCGAGTGCACTGGATAGCTGAGGAACCACCTGCGGCCTTGGTCAGAGACAAGATGATGGAGTGCCACTTCCGATTCCGCcaccagatggcactag tTTGCAGTGTTCTACAAGGGCGAGGAATGCCTCGGCAGTGGGAAAATCCTGCGGTTAGGGCCATCTGCCTACACACTCCAGAAGGGCAAGAACAGAACCAGAGTGGCTCCTGA